The sequence GTTGACGCTATGAACGAAGGCCAGATCGCCTTGCGTCGTGACGTTCAAGTCGCGTGCCTCATAGGCGATGGCGCCAGTATGTGCAGCGAAGAATGCTTGCCAGGCACGACGTTTGTTATCAGCCCCGGCGTATCGCAGGGGCGGATCGACATCGAATGAAACGATGTTGGGTGCATAGAGGGACATGACGCCGTCGATGCTCTTCGCGCGAACCGCCTTCGTATAGTCCTCTACGCCCTATCGGATGAGGCCTTCAGCCACGGCTTCCTCCTTCTCACCCCGGGAGAAGTGCTGCTCGATCGAAGCCCTTTGCGCATACGCGTTGGTTTGTGGCTGACACGCAGCACACAGAGCGAGCGCCGATATCCTCAAACCAGAGATTCTGAGTTTCATACCGTGCCTCCGGCTTCGCCATTCTGAACACCGCCAGAGCGTCACGACCCGAGCAGGTTCCGCTCCGCCAACGCCAGGATCGCCGCGACGTCCTCCGATGCCTCTACGGCGCCCGGCACCCGATGCGCATGCTGGGAGAGGTCCTTCGCATCTGGTTCACCTCCCACCGCCGCCCATCGAAGCGGCTCCGCCAGGTCTCTCCGGCAGCGTCGATCAGGTGCGCCCTGGGAAGGCCCCCCGCCGGCAGCGCTCTTCATCGCACCCGCAAATGTGCACGAGCTACGGGCTCCAGATGCCGTCGCGAGGCTGGGCCGCTGCGCGGTGTCAGACCCCTTCGCTAGCGTGCATCGACAGAGCGAAAAGCGCCGACCGCGCGCGAGGAGGAAGTCATGACCGTCATCAACCTTCAGGACCAGCGTAAGGCGCGCCGGCGCGCCCGGTTTGAAGAATTTTGCGCCGCCCAGGAGCGGGCG is a genomic window of Deltaproteobacteria bacterium containing:
- a CDS encoding DUF4440 domain-containing protein encodes the protein MDGVMSLYAPNIVSFDVDPPLRYAGADNKRRAWQAFFAAHTGAIAYEARDLNVTTQGDLAFVHSVNHVSGTLASGHISDLWVRWTACFRRIDGVWLVVHDHVSVPADLAHGQAVLNLTP